Proteins from a single region of Ziziphus jujuba cultivar Dongzao chromosome 1, ASM3175591v1:
- the LOC107409254 gene encoding protein DUF642 L-GALACTONO-1,4-LACTONE-RESPONSIVE GENE 2 — protein sequence MYKLTVLSVLLCATWNIALSLSDGLLPNGNFEYGPKPSEMKGTLVKSPNAIPNWTISGYVEYIKSGHKQGDMLLVVPEGAFAVRLGNEASIKQRVKVIKGRFYSITFSAARTCAQEERLNVSISRKTKPTSDWDILPIQTMYSSNGWDSYARGFVADDWDVEILIHNPGVEEDPACGPLIDSVALKLLFPPKRTGGNLLKNGNFEEGPYVLPNTSWGVLIPPHIQDVHSPLPGWIVESLKAVKYLDSDHFTVPEGKRGIELIAGKESAIAQVVYTKPGLVYDLSFLVGDANNYCEGSLVVEAFAGRQSVKVPYESKGKGGSKPASLRFRAVSRRTRVMFYSSFYTMTNDHSGSLCGPVIDDVKLLISRKKPGHA from the exons gTTTATTACCAAATGGTAACTTTGAGTACGGTCCAAAACCATCAGAAATGAAAGGCACACTAGTGAAAAGCCCCAATGCGATTCCCAACTGGACAATCTCAGGGTACGTGGAGTACATAAAATCAGGACACAAACAGGGTGACATGTTATTAGTAGTCCCAGAAGGTGCATTCGCAGTTAGGCTAGGCAATGAGGCATCAATCAAACAGAGGGTTAAGGTTATCAAGGGCAGGTTTTACTCTATCACGTTTAGTGCTGCTCGTACCTGTGCACAAGAGGAGCGGCTCAACGTCTCCATATCCCGCAAAACCAAACCAACCAGTGACTGGGACATCCTGCCCATCCAAACCATGTATAGCAGCAACGGTTGGGATTCATACGCACGTGGTTTTGTAGCAGATGATTGGGATGTTGAAATTCTCATCCATAACCCGGGTGTGGAGGAGGATCCGGCCTGTGGCCCACTTATTGATTCGGTTGCCTTGAAGCTTTTGTTCCCTCCTAAGCGCACTGGag gTAACTTGTTGAAAAATGGTAACTTTGAAGAAGGCCCATATGTGTTGCCCAACACTTCGTGGGGTGTTCTGATCCCACCCCACATTCAGGATGTTCACAGTCCATTACCAGGATGGATAGTGGAATCCCTCAAGGCTGTCAAGTATTTAGATTCCGATCACTTCACTGTCCCGGAGGGAAAACGTGGTATTGAACTTATCGCAGGGAAAGAGAGTGCTATAGCACAGGTGGTTTACACGAAGCCTGGCTTGGTGTACGACCTGTCGTTCCTTGTAGGAGATGCTAATAATTACTGTGAGGGTTCTTTGGTTGTAGAGGCATTTGCTGGTAGGCAGAGTGTTAAAGTTCCTTACGAATCCAAAGGCAAAGGAGGTTCCAAGCCTGCCTCGCTTCGGTTCAGGGCCGTTTCTAGGCGCACCAGGGTGATGTTCTATAGCTCGTTTTACACCATGACAAATGATCATTCTGGATCACTTTGTGGACCTGTCATTGATGATGTTAAGTTGCTCATCTCTCGCAAGAAGCCAGGACATGCTTAA
- the LOC107409235 gene encoding cytochrome c1-2, heme protein, mitochondrial: MSMSRKISMGIDGFGRFSRFVLRGIRQKDNSKLVATDFKTSQALPILVSEQEQDRLGSAGLKSLRLLAFLGAGVSGLLSCATVAYSSDEAEHGLECPSYPWPHRGILSSYDHASIRRGHQVYQQVCASCHSMSLISYRDLVGVAYTEEETKAMAAEVEVVDGPNDEGEMFTRPGKLSDRFPQPYPNEQAARFANGGAYPPDLSLITKARHNGQNYVFALLTGYRDPPAGVSMREGLQYNPYFPGGAIAMPKMLNDGAIEYEDGTPATEAQMGKDVVSFLSWAAEPEMEERKLMGFKWIFVLSLALLQAAYYRRLKWSIFKSRKLVLDVVN, from the exons ATGA GTATGAGCAGAAAGATTAGTATGGGAATCGATG GATTTGGAAGGTTCAGTCGCTTTGTTCTAAGAGGCATTCGTCAAAAGGATAACTCAAAGCTTGTAGCCACTGATTTTAAG ACTTCTCAAGCGTTGCCCATCCTTGTTTCAGAGCAGGAGCAAGATAGACTTGGATCTGCTGGTCTAAAATCTTTAAGACTGCTTGCATTCCTTGGGGCAGGTGTTTCAGGACTTTTGAGTTGTGCAACGGTGGCTTACTCTTCTGATGAGGCAGAGCATGGGTTGGAGTGTCCTAGCTATCCATGGCCTCACAGGGGCATCCTTAGTTCATATGATCATGCTTC AATTCGTAGGGGTCACCAGGTCTACCAGCAAGTATGTGCGTCTTGCCACTCAATGTCTCTAATTTCATATCGTGATCTTGTGGGTGTGGCATACACTGAAGAGGAGACAAAGGCTATGGCAGCGGAAGTTGAGGTGGTTGATGGCCCTAATGATGAAGGGGAGATGTTCACTCGCCCTGGCAAGCTAAGTGATCGCTTTCCTCAGCCATATCCTAATGAACAAGCGGCAAGATTTGCTAATGGGGGTGCATATCCTCCCGATCTAAGTCTAATAACAAAG GCCCGCCATAACGGTCAGAATTATGTATTTGCTCTTTTAACCGGTTATCGTGATCCTCCTGCCGGCGTCTCG ATGCGAGAAGGGTTGCAATATAATCCTTATTTTCCCGGTGGAGCTATTGCTATGCCCAAAATGCTCAATGATGGTGCAATTGAATATGAAGACGGTACCCCTGCAACAGAAGCACAG ATGGGAAAAGATGTAGTCTCTTTCTTGTCCTGGGCTGCTGAACCAGAAATGGAAGAGAGAAAGCTG ATGGGTTTTAAGTGGATTTTTGTGCTATCGCTCGCACTTCTCCAAGCGGCATACTACCGTCGCCTTAAATGGTCTATTTTTAAGTCTCGAAAGCTGGTTCTCGATGTAGTCAATTGA
- the LOC107409245 gene encoding (6-4)DNA photolyase, protein MRSSLCLTSNLQGSNPLMAFGSGSLVWFRKGLRIHDNPALEFASKGTDFLYPVFVVDPHYMKPDPDAFSPGSSLAGLNRIRFLLESLVDLDSNLKKLGSRLLVLKGEPGEVIIRCLEQWNVKKLCFEYDTEPYYQAMDVRVKEYASAAGIEVFSPVSHTLFNPADIIQKNGGKPPLTYQSFLKLAGQPSWASCPLSITSTSLPPVGDFGNCKISEVPTVTELGYEDTGQDELTPFRGGESEALKRLRDSISDNQWVANFEKPKGDPSAFLKPATTVLSPYLKFGCLSSRYFYQCLQDIYKNVKKHTSPPVSLVGQLLWREFFYTVAFGTPNFDQMKDSRICKQIPWNNNEDLLAAWRDARTGYPWIDAIMVQLRKWGWMHHLARHCVACFLTRGDLFVHWEKGRDVFGRLLIDSDWAINNGNWLWLSCSSFFYQYNRIYSPVSFGKKYDPNGEYIRHFLPVLKDMPKEYIYEPWTAPLSIQTKAKCIVGKDYPRPVVFHDSASKECKRRMGEAYALNQKLNGLVSEQDLHSLRRKLDEDQNHDDTKAKRQRQKLIG, encoded by the exons ATGCGGTCTTCGCTTTGTCTCACTTCGAATCTGCAGGGTTCGAATCCGTTAATGGCGTTCGGGTCAGGCTCTCTGGTGTGGTTCCGTAAGGGACTCAGGATCCACGACAACCCGGCTCTAGAGTTCGCCTCCAAGGGCACTGATTTTCTATACCCAGTCTTCGTGGTCGATCCGCACTACATGAAGCCCGACCCGGATGCTTTTTCGCCCGGTTCATCGCTGGCCGGACTGAACCGTATAAGGTTCTTGCTGGAGAGCCTGGTGGATTTGGATTCGAACCTGAAGAAGCTCGGGTCCAGATTGTTGGTGCTTAAGGGCGAACCAGGCGAGGTCATTATTCGTTGCTTGGAGCag TGGAATGTGAAAAAGCTTTGCTTTGAATATGATACGGAACCATATTACCAAGCCATGGACGTTAGAGTTAAG GAATATGCATCAGCAGCTGGAATTGAGGTATTCTCTCCTGTGAGTCATACCCTTTTCAATCCTGCAGATATCATACAAAAG AATGGAGGAAAGCCGCCGCTGACTTACCAATCATTTCTGAAGCTTGCCGGGCAACCTTCATGGGCTTCCTGCCCTCTTTCAATCACATCTACTTCGCTTCCCCCTGTTGGGGATTTTGGAAACTGTAAGATTTCTGAAGTTCCTACAGTGACAGAGCTTGGCTATGAAGACACTGGACAG GATGAATTGACTCCTTTCAGAGGTGGTGAATCTGAAGCCTTGAAGAGGTTGAGAGACTCAATAAGTGACAAT CAATGGGTGGCGAATTTTGAGAAACCTAAGGGCGATCCGTCTGCATTTCTAAAGCCAGCAACAACTGTTTTATCACCTTATCTGAAA TTCGGATGTCTATCTTCAAGGTACTTCTACCAATGCCTTCAAGATATATACAAGAATGTCAAGAAGCACACATCACCTCCGGTTTCCCTTGTTGGACAG TTGTTATGGCGAGAATTCTTCTACACCGTGGCTTTTGGAACTCCTAATTTTGATCAGATGAAGGATAGTAGAATATGTAAGCAG ATACCTTGGAACAACAATGAAGACTTATTGGCAGCCTGGAGGGATGCCAGGACTGGGTACCCTTGGATTGATGCGATCATGGTGCAG CTTCGCAAGTGGGGTTGGATGCACCATTTGGCAAGGCATTGTGTAGCATGTTTTCTTACTCGAGGAGATCTG TTTGTTCACTGGGAGAAAGGCCGTGATGTTTTCGGGAGACTCCTGATTGATTCTGATTGGGCAATTAACAATGGAAACTGGCTATGGCTATCGTGCTCATCATTTTTCTACCAG TATAATCGTATATACTCTCCAGTCTCTTTTGGTAAGAAGTACGACCCGAATGGTGAATATATTAGGCATTTTCTCCCTGTATTGAAAG ATATGCCAAAGGAGTACATTTATGAGCCGTGGACAGCTCCGCTAAGCATTCAAACTAAAGCAAAGTGCATTGTTGGAAAAGATTATCCAAGGCCAG TGGTTTTTCATGATTCTGCTAGCAAAGAATGCAAGAGGCGAATGGGAGAAGCATATGCATTGAACCAGAAGTTGAATGGCTTGGTAAGTGAACAAGACTTGCATAGCCTGAGGAGAAAATTAGATGAAGATCAGAATCACGATGACACTAAAGCGAAAAGGCAAAGACAAAAGCTGATTGGCTAA
- the LOC107409123 gene encoding putative cytochrome c oxidase subunit 5b-like isoform X2, producing MWRRLVSSSHLKTLGRLTAPPPCRSASGPARLLRPPPLSASASHFLRNFSDSDSGNTAVKKKVEDVMPIATGHEREELEAALEGRDILEIDHPVGPFGTKEAPAVVKSYYDKRIVGCPGGEGDDEHDVVWFWLEKGKPHECPVCSQYFVLEVVGPGGSPDGHDDDHEHH from the exons atgtgGCGGAGACTTGTTTCTTCCTCCCACCTCAAAACCCTAGGCCGATTGACTGCTCCGCCTCCTTGCAGATCCGCTTCCGGACCCGCCCGATTGCTCCGCCCTCCACCCCTTTCTGCTTCTGCTTCTCACTTTCTCCGCAACTTCAGCGACTCCGATTCAG GGAACACTGCTGTGAAGAAGAAGGTTGAGGATGTAATGCCCATTGCCACTGGCCACGAGCGAGAGGAACTTGAGGCTGCACTTGAG gGAAGGGATATATTGGAAATTGATCATCCCGTCGGTCCTTTTGGCACCAAG GAAGCTCCTGCAGTTGTGAAGTCCTATTATGACAAGAGAATAGTTGGATGCCCTGGTGGTGAAGGCG ATGATGAGCATGATGTCGTCTGGTTTTGGCTGGAGAAAGGCAAGCCACATGAATGCCCAGTCTGCTCAcaatattttgtg CTTGAAGTTGTGGGACCTGGAGGATCTCCTGATGGacatgatgatgatcatgagcATCATTGA
- the LOC107409123 gene encoding putative cytochrome c oxidase subunit 5b-like isoform X1, with translation MWRRLVSSSHLKTLGRLTAPPPCRSASGPARLLRPPPLSASASHFLRNFSDSDSGVVGNTAVKKKVEDVMPIATGHEREELEAALEGRDILEIDHPVGPFGTKEAPAVVKSYYDKRIVGCPGGEGDDEHDVVWFWLEKGKPHECPVCSQYFVLEVVGPGGSPDGHDDDHEHH, from the exons atgtgGCGGAGACTTGTTTCTTCCTCCCACCTCAAAACCCTAGGCCGATTGACTGCTCCGCCTCCTTGCAGATCCGCTTCCGGACCCGCCCGATTGCTCCGCCCTCCACCCCTTTCTGCTTCTGCTTCTCACTTTCTCCGCAACTTCAGCGACTCCGATTCAG GTGTTGTAGGGAACACTGCTGTGAAGAAGAAGGTTGAGGATGTAATGCCCATTGCCACTGGCCACGAGCGAGAGGAACTTGAGGCTGCACTTGAG gGAAGGGATATATTGGAAATTGATCATCCCGTCGGTCCTTTTGGCACCAAG GAAGCTCCTGCAGTTGTGAAGTCCTATTATGACAAGAGAATAGTTGGATGCCCTGGTGGTGAAGGCG ATGATGAGCATGATGTCGTCTGGTTTTGGCTGGAGAAAGGCAAGCCACATGAATGCCCAGTCTGCTCAcaatattttgtg CTTGAAGTTGTGGGACCTGGAGGATCTCCTGATGGacatgatgatgatcatgagcATCATTGA
- the LOC107409137 gene encoding uncharacterized protein LOC107409137, whose translation MSYAQSNISSGSRTARRTFDFGRTHVVRPKGKHQATIVWLHGLSDNGLSSSQLLETLPLPNIKWICPTAPTRPVAVLGGFPCTAWFDVGELSEDGPDDWEGLDASAAHIANLLSTEPPDVKVGIGGFSMGAAMALYSATCYAMGRYGNGNLYPVNLRAVIGLSGWLPGSRSLKNKIEGSNEATRRASSLPILLYHGSCDDVVPYKYGEKSAHCLTSAGFRYVTLKTLDGLGHYTVPKEMDEVCNWLIARLGLEGSR comes from the exons ATGAGCTATGCACAATCTAATATCAGTTCTG GCAGTAGAACTGCTAGGAGGACATTTGATTTTGGAAGGACCCACGTGGTGAGGCCCAAAGGGAAACATCAGGCAACAATAGTCTGGTTACACGGACTCAGTGATAATGGCTTAAG CTCATCTCAGCTCTTGGAAACTCTTCCTCTTCCAAAT ATTAAATGGATATGTCCAACTGCTCCTACCCGTCCTGTAGCAGTACTTGGTGGTTTTCCATGCACTGCTT GGTTTGATGTTGGAGAGCTTTCTGAAGATGGTCCAGATGATTGGGAGGGTTTAGATGCTTCAGCTGCGCATATTGCAAACTTGTTGTCAACTGAACCACCTGATG TTAAAGTTGGGATAGGAGGCTTCAGTATGGGGGCTGCCATGGCCCTTTATTCTGCAACTTGTTATGCCATGGGGAGATACGGAAATGGTAATCTCTACCCTGTCAATTTAAGGGCCGTCATTGGATTAAGTGGATGGCTTCCAGGATCAAG GAGCTTGAAGAACAAAATAGAAGGGTCGAATGAGGCTACAAGGCGTGCTTCATCATTGCCAATTTTGCTCTATCATGGAAGCT GCGATGATGTAGTCCCTTACAAGTATGGAGAGAAATCTGCCCACTGTTTGACTTCAGCAGGATTTCGATATGTTACACTGAAAACCCTAGATGG GCTTGGTCATTATACAGTCCCTAAAGAAATGGATGAGGTCTGCAATTGGCTTATAGCAAGGCTGGGGCTTGAAGGGTCccgttaa